The following proteins are co-located in the Eleginops maclovinus isolate JMC-PN-2008 ecotype Puerto Natales chromosome 23, JC_Emac_rtc_rv5, whole genome shotgun sequence genome:
- the LOC134859625 gene encoding catenin delta-1-like isoform X3: MEQCESAAALLESVREQEVQFEQLTRALEDERRRVGLPATSPSALGRPLPHTQNGRLGDADIERLKLIDSYINGTQYRMVDPAHGALDESYTPEDDSQEVHSVFSDEGTTRRQDNGMKKPVSRTVLPSDSMSIDGGLSVSGMGGYSATLDRSYRQAVPADYPTATVPRNYHYGPVGGYDDYRGGPPSEAYTSLSRGSHMDERYRPVDGYRTLDSGYRAPSRQQLDPYAAQPQVSRGMRALGSALEVRYGHGHYGLEDDQRSVGYDDYGMGPPPMHPGGYGTMPGLGRGPGGMDRRRLRSCEDTLDGDVVGVDPYAWGVPVTMERGSMASLDSTLRKGPPGTWRQPELPEVIAMLNYRLDPVKINAAAFLQHLTFKNDKVKSEVRRLKGIPSLVSLLDHPTKDVHHSACGALKNISFGRDQDNKIAIKNCDGVPALVRLLRKTHDQDLTDTITGTLWNLSSHDSVKMEIVDHALHALADEVVVPHSGWERSGHGGEESCKPRHLEWETALTNTAGCLRNVSSERSEARRKLRECTGLVDSLMYIVQSQINRKDVDNKLVENCVCLLRNLSYHVHREVPGCERYAETAPVNQGPAPANKGGCFGSRKGKDEWFSKGKKDGDDGSGDQVDIPKRTTPAKGYELLYQPEVVRVYTSLLRESKNPSVLEAAAGAIQNLCAGRWTYGRYIRATVRLEKGLPMMAELLAHGNDRVVRAMSGALRNLSIDNRNCQLLGLHAVPHLVANLPGGQSQSGRTLSEETVVSVLSTLTEVLGNSVEAAKTLRASQGIERLVLINKDGKRSEREVRGAGQVLQLVWAHKELRKPLEKDGWKKTDFMVNLSATNGPSTRANGTYEDSTTPLLDRGEKRDMIPLNDLGPEAYSTLDQRERRHTLDETTDTLPKN; this comes from the exons ATGGAGCAGTGTGAGAGCGCAGCGGCTCTGCTGGAGTCGGTCAGGGAGCAGGAGGTGCAGTTTGAACAGCTGACCCGGGCGCTggaggatgagaggaggagagtgggCCTCCCTGCCACCAGCCCCTCGGCCCTGGGTcgccccctccctcacacacag AACGGGCGTTTAGGTGATGCAGACATAGAACGACTCAAACTGATTGACTCGTACATAAACGGCACACAG TACAGAATGGTGGACCCTGCACACGGCGCGCTCGACGAGAGCTACACACCAGAGGACGACTCACAGGAAGTGCACTCAGTCTTTTCTGACGAGGGAACCACACGGCGGCAGGACAATGGC ATGAAGAAACCAGTCTCACGCACAGTCCTGCCCTCTGACTCGATGTCCATTGACGGAGGCTTGTCGGTTTCTGGGATGGGCGGCTACAGCGCAACACTGGACCGTTCTTACAGGCAGGCTGTACCCGCAGACTACCCCACGGCCACAGTGCCCAGAAACTACCACTATGGCCCTGTAGGGGGGTACGATGACTACCGGGGGGGCCCGCCATCAGAGGCATACACCAGCCTGAGCAGGGGCTCGCACATGGATGAACGCTACAG GCCAGTTGACGGTTACCGGACCCTTGACTCAGGCTACCGGGCCCCAAGCCGCCAGCAGCTGGACCCGTATGCAGCTCAGCCCCAGGTGAGCCGGGGAATGAGGGCCCTGGGCTCGGCATTGGAGGTGCGATACGGCCACGGACATTATGGCCTGGAGGACGACCAGCGCAGCGTGGGATATGACGACTACGGCATGGGCCCTCCACCCATGCACCCCGGAGGCTACGGTACCATGCCAGGCCTGGGTCGCGGCCCTGGGGGTATGGACAGAAGAAGACTCAG GAGCTGTGAGGATACTTTGGATGGTGATGTCGTTGGAGTTGACCCTTATGCCTGGGGTGTTCCCGTGACGATGGAGAGGGGCAGCATGGCTTCACTGGACAGCACGCTGAGGAAGGGCCCGCCTGGCACATGGAGACAGCCGGAGCTGCCGGAGGTCATCGCCATGTTGAACTACCGCCTGGACCCCGTCAAGATCAATGCTGCCGCATTCCTGCAGCATCTCACATTCAAAAACGACAAG gTTAAGTCAGAGGTGCGTCGCTTGAAGGGGATCCCATCCTTAGTGTCACTGCTCGATCACCCCACTAAGGATGTGCACCACTCGGCCTGTGGAGCActaaagaacatttcatttggGCGAGACCAAGACAACAAGATCGCCATCAAGAACTGCGATGGAGTGCCCGCTCTGGTCAGGTTACTGAGAAAAACCCACGACCAGGACCTCACTGACACTATCACAG GCACCTTGTGGAACCTCTCATCCCACGACTCGGTAAAGATGGAGATCGTGGACCACGCCCTGCACGCCCTCGCTGACGAGGTGGTCGTTCCTCACTCCGGCTGGGAGCGATCAGGCCACGGGGGAGAGGAGAGCTGCAAACCTCGCCATCTGGAGTGGGAGACCGCCTTGACCAACACTGCTGGCTGCCTTAG GAATGTGAGTTCAGAACGCAGCGAGGCCCGGCGAAAACTGCGGGAATGCACAGGATTGGTGGATTCTCTCATGTACATTGTCCAATCCCAGATAAACCGCAAAGATGTGGATAATAAG TTGGTGGAGAACTGTGTCTGCCTCCTGAGGAATCTTTCCTATCACGTTCATCGTGAAGTTCCTGGCTGCGAACGCTACGCAGAGACCGCCCCCGTTAACCAGGGGCCGGCCCCTGCCAACAAAGGGGGCTGCTTTGGCTCTCGAAAGGGCAAAG ATGAGTGGTTTTCAAAAG GAAAGAAGGATGGAGATGATGGGAGTGGAGATCAGGTCGACATTCCAAAGAGGACAACACCTGCCAAAG GTTACGAGCTGTTGTATCAACCAGAGGTGGTTCGTGTTTACACATCGCTGCTCAGAGAAAGCAAGAACCCCTCGGTTCTtgaggctgctgctggtgcCATCCAGAACCTATGTGCCGGCCGATGGact TATGGTCGCTATATCAGGGCCACTGTGCGTCTGGAGAAGGGTCTCCCCATGATGGCGGAGCTGCTGGCTCATGGCAATGACCGCGTGGTTCGGGCGATGTCCGGAGCTTTGAGGAACCTCTCCATCGACAACCGCAACTGCCAACTGCTCG GTTTGCATGCTGTGCCTCACCTTGTGGCCAACCTGCCTGGAGGCCAGAGTCAGTCGGGGCGAACTCTATCGGAGGAGACAGTGGTATCTGTACTGAGCACGCTCACTGAGGTGCTAGGCAACAGTGTGGAGGCAGCAAAGACTCTCCGAGCCTCACAGGGCATTGAGAGGCTGGTGCTCATCAACAAGGACGG CAAGCGCTCAGAGCGGGAGGTGCGGGGGGCCGGCCAAGTGCTGCAGCTCGTTTGGGCGCACAAGGAGCTTCGCAAGCCTCTAGAGAAAGACGGCTGGAAGAAGACCGACTTCATGGTCAACCTCAGCGCCACCAACGGTCCGAGCACCCGAGCCAACGGCACCTATGAAGACAGCACCACGCCACTGCTAGACAGAG gGGAAAAGAGGGACATGATTCCTCTGAATGACCTCGGCCCTG AGGCGTACTCTACACTGGaccagagggagaggagacacACTCTGGATGAAACCACAGACACTTTACCG AAAAATTGA
- the LOC134859625 gene encoding catenin delta-1-like isoform X1, translating into MEQCESAAALLESVREQEVQFEQLTRALEDERRRVGLPATSPSALGRPLPHTQNGRLGDADIERLKLIDSYINGTQYRMVDPAHGALDESYTPEDDSQEVHSVFSDEGTTRRQDNGMKKPVSRTVLPSDSMSIDGGLSVSGMGGYSATLDRSYRQAVPADYPTATVPRNYHYGPVGGYDDYRGGPPSEAYTSLSRGSHMDERYRPVDGYRTLDSGYRAPSRQQLDPYAAQPQVSRGMRALGSALEVRYGHGHYGLEDDQRSVGYDDYGMGPPPMHPGGYGTMPGLGRGPGGMDRRRLRSCEDTLDGDVVGVDPYAWGVPVTMERGSMASLDSTLRKGPPGTWRQPELPEVIAMLNYRLDPVKINAAAFLQHLTFKNDKVKSEVRRLKGIPSLVSLLDHPTKDVHHSACGALKNISFGRDQDNKIAIKNCDGVPALVRLLRKTHDQDLTDTITGTLWNLSSHDSVKMEIVDHALHALADEVVVPHSGWERSGHGGEESCKPRHLEWETALTNTAGCLRNVSSERSEARRKLRECTGLVDSLMYIVQSQINRKDVDNKLVENCVCLLRNLSYHVHREVPGCERYAETAPVNQGPAPANKGGCFGSRKGKDEWFSKGKKDGDDGSGDQVDIPKRTTPAKGYELLYQPEVVRVYTSLLRESKNPSVLEAAAGAIQNLCAGRWTYGRYIRATVRLEKGLPMMAELLAHGNDRVVRAMSGALRNLSIDNRNCQLLGLHAVPHLVANLPGGQSQSGRTLSEETVVSVLSTLTEVLGNSVEAAKTLRASQGIERLVLINKDGKRSEREVRGAGQVLQLVWAHKELRKPLEKDGWKKTDFMVNLSATNGPSTRANGTYEDSTTPLLDRGEKRDMIPLNDLGPEAYSTLDQRERRHTLDETTDTLPRGLYGGRKGSLPLLDSYDG; encoded by the exons ATGGAGCAGTGTGAGAGCGCAGCGGCTCTGCTGGAGTCGGTCAGGGAGCAGGAGGTGCAGTTTGAACAGCTGACCCGGGCGCTggaggatgagaggaggagagtgggCCTCCCTGCCACCAGCCCCTCGGCCCTGGGTcgccccctccctcacacacag AACGGGCGTTTAGGTGATGCAGACATAGAACGACTCAAACTGATTGACTCGTACATAAACGGCACACAG TACAGAATGGTGGACCCTGCACACGGCGCGCTCGACGAGAGCTACACACCAGAGGACGACTCACAGGAAGTGCACTCAGTCTTTTCTGACGAGGGAACCACACGGCGGCAGGACAATGGC ATGAAGAAACCAGTCTCACGCACAGTCCTGCCCTCTGACTCGATGTCCATTGACGGAGGCTTGTCGGTTTCTGGGATGGGCGGCTACAGCGCAACACTGGACCGTTCTTACAGGCAGGCTGTACCCGCAGACTACCCCACGGCCACAGTGCCCAGAAACTACCACTATGGCCCTGTAGGGGGGTACGATGACTACCGGGGGGGCCCGCCATCAGAGGCATACACCAGCCTGAGCAGGGGCTCGCACATGGATGAACGCTACAG GCCAGTTGACGGTTACCGGACCCTTGACTCAGGCTACCGGGCCCCAAGCCGCCAGCAGCTGGACCCGTATGCAGCTCAGCCCCAGGTGAGCCGGGGAATGAGGGCCCTGGGCTCGGCATTGGAGGTGCGATACGGCCACGGACATTATGGCCTGGAGGACGACCAGCGCAGCGTGGGATATGACGACTACGGCATGGGCCCTCCACCCATGCACCCCGGAGGCTACGGTACCATGCCAGGCCTGGGTCGCGGCCCTGGGGGTATGGACAGAAGAAGACTCAG GAGCTGTGAGGATACTTTGGATGGTGATGTCGTTGGAGTTGACCCTTATGCCTGGGGTGTTCCCGTGACGATGGAGAGGGGCAGCATGGCTTCACTGGACAGCACGCTGAGGAAGGGCCCGCCTGGCACATGGAGACAGCCGGAGCTGCCGGAGGTCATCGCCATGTTGAACTACCGCCTGGACCCCGTCAAGATCAATGCTGCCGCATTCCTGCAGCATCTCACATTCAAAAACGACAAG gTTAAGTCAGAGGTGCGTCGCTTGAAGGGGATCCCATCCTTAGTGTCACTGCTCGATCACCCCACTAAGGATGTGCACCACTCGGCCTGTGGAGCActaaagaacatttcatttggGCGAGACCAAGACAACAAGATCGCCATCAAGAACTGCGATGGAGTGCCCGCTCTGGTCAGGTTACTGAGAAAAACCCACGACCAGGACCTCACTGACACTATCACAG GCACCTTGTGGAACCTCTCATCCCACGACTCGGTAAAGATGGAGATCGTGGACCACGCCCTGCACGCCCTCGCTGACGAGGTGGTCGTTCCTCACTCCGGCTGGGAGCGATCAGGCCACGGGGGAGAGGAGAGCTGCAAACCTCGCCATCTGGAGTGGGAGACCGCCTTGACCAACACTGCTGGCTGCCTTAG GAATGTGAGTTCAGAACGCAGCGAGGCCCGGCGAAAACTGCGGGAATGCACAGGATTGGTGGATTCTCTCATGTACATTGTCCAATCCCAGATAAACCGCAAAGATGTGGATAATAAG TTGGTGGAGAACTGTGTCTGCCTCCTGAGGAATCTTTCCTATCACGTTCATCGTGAAGTTCCTGGCTGCGAACGCTACGCAGAGACCGCCCCCGTTAACCAGGGGCCGGCCCCTGCCAACAAAGGGGGCTGCTTTGGCTCTCGAAAGGGCAAAG ATGAGTGGTTTTCAAAAG GAAAGAAGGATGGAGATGATGGGAGTGGAGATCAGGTCGACATTCCAAAGAGGACAACACCTGCCAAAG GTTACGAGCTGTTGTATCAACCAGAGGTGGTTCGTGTTTACACATCGCTGCTCAGAGAAAGCAAGAACCCCTCGGTTCTtgaggctgctgctggtgcCATCCAGAACCTATGTGCCGGCCGATGGact TATGGTCGCTATATCAGGGCCACTGTGCGTCTGGAGAAGGGTCTCCCCATGATGGCGGAGCTGCTGGCTCATGGCAATGACCGCGTGGTTCGGGCGATGTCCGGAGCTTTGAGGAACCTCTCCATCGACAACCGCAACTGCCAACTGCTCG GTTTGCATGCTGTGCCTCACCTTGTGGCCAACCTGCCTGGAGGCCAGAGTCAGTCGGGGCGAACTCTATCGGAGGAGACAGTGGTATCTGTACTGAGCACGCTCACTGAGGTGCTAGGCAACAGTGTGGAGGCAGCAAAGACTCTCCGAGCCTCACAGGGCATTGAGAGGCTGGTGCTCATCAACAAGGACGG CAAGCGCTCAGAGCGGGAGGTGCGGGGGGCCGGCCAAGTGCTGCAGCTCGTTTGGGCGCACAAGGAGCTTCGCAAGCCTCTAGAGAAAGACGGCTGGAAGAAGACCGACTTCATGGTCAACCTCAGCGCCACCAACGGTCCGAGCACCCGAGCCAACGGCACCTATGAAGACAGCACCACGCCACTGCTAGACAGAG gGGAAAAGAGGGACATGATTCCTCTGAATGACCTCGGCCCTG AGGCGTACTCTACACTGGaccagagggagaggagacacACTCTGGATGAAACCACAGACACTTTACCG CGAGGGTTGTATGGGGGCAGAAAGGGGTCCTTGCCCCTGTTGGACTCCTACGATGGTTAG
- the LOC134859625 gene encoding catenin delta-1-like isoform X2 encodes MEQCESAAALLESVREQEVQFEQLTRALEDERRRVGLPATSPSALGRPLPHTQNGRLGDADIERLKLIDSYINGTQYRMVDPAHGALDESYTPEDDSQEVHSVFSDEGTTRRQDNGMKKPVSRTVLPSDSMSIDGGLSVSGMGGYSATLDRSYRQAVPADYPTATVPRNYHYGPVGGYDDYRGGPPSEAYTSLSRGSHMDERYRPVDGYRTLDSGYRAPSRQQLDPYAAQPQVSRGMRALGSALEVRYGHGHYGLEDDQRSVGYDDYGMGPPPMHPGGYGTMPGLGRGPGGMDRRRLRSCEDTLDGDVVGVDPYAWGVPVTMERGSMASLDSTLRKGPPGTWRQPELPEVIAMLNYRLDPVKINAAAFLQHLTFKNDKVKSEVRRLKGIPSLVSLLDHPTKDVHHSACGALKNISFGRDQDNKIAIKNCDGVPALVRLLRKTHDQDLTDTITGTLWNLSSHDSVKMEIVDHALHALADEVVVPHSGWERSGHGGEESCKPRHLEWETALTNTAGCLRNVSSERSEARRKLRECTGLVDSLMYIVQSQINRKDVDNKLVENCVCLLRNLSYHVHREVPGCERYAETAPVNQGPAPANKGGCFGSRKGKGKKDGDDGSGDQVDIPKRTTPAKGYELLYQPEVVRVYTSLLRESKNPSVLEAAAGAIQNLCAGRWTYGRYIRATVRLEKGLPMMAELLAHGNDRVVRAMSGALRNLSIDNRNCQLLGLHAVPHLVANLPGGQSQSGRTLSEETVVSVLSTLTEVLGNSVEAAKTLRASQGIERLVLINKDGKRSEREVRGAGQVLQLVWAHKELRKPLEKDGWKKTDFMVNLSATNGPSTRANGTYEDSTTPLLDRGEKRDMIPLNDLGPEAYSTLDQRERRHTLDETTDTLPRGLYGGRKGSLPLLDSYDG; translated from the exons ATGGAGCAGTGTGAGAGCGCAGCGGCTCTGCTGGAGTCGGTCAGGGAGCAGGAGGTGCAGTTTGAACAGCTGACCCGGGCGCTggaggatgagaggaggagagtgggCCTCCCTGCCACCAGCCCCTCGGCCCTGGGTcgccccctccctcacacacag AACGGGCGTTTAGGTGATGCAGACATAGAACGACTCAAACTGATTGACTCGTACATAAACGGCACACAG TACAGAATGGTGGACCCTGCACACGGCGCGCTCGACGAGAGCTACACACCAGAGGACGACTCACAGGAAGTGCACTCAGTCTTTTCTGACGAGGGAACCACACGGCGGCAGGACAATGGC ATGAAGAAACCAGTCTCACGCACAGTCCTGCCCTCTGACTCGATGTCCATTGACGGAGGCTTGTCGGTTTCTGGGATGGGCGGCTACAGCGCAACACTGGACCGTTCTTACAGGCAGGCTGTACCCGCAGACTACCCCACGGCCACAGTGCCCAGAAACTACCACTATGGCCCTGTAGGGGGGTACGATGACTACCGGGGGGGCCCGCCATCAGAGGCATACACCAGCCTGAGCAGGGGCTCGCACATGGATGAACGCTACAG GCCAGTTGACGGTTACCGGACCCTTGACTCAGGCTACCGGGCCCCAAGCCGCCAGCAGCTGGACCCGTATGCAGCTCAGCCCCAGGTGAGCCGGGGAATGAGGGCCCTGGGCTCGGCATTGGAGGTGCGATACGGCCACGGACATTATGGCCTGGAGGACGACCAGCGCAGCGTGGGATATGACGACTACGGCATGGGCCCTCCACCCATGCACCCCGGAGGCTACGGTACCATGCCAGGCCTGGGTCGCGGCCCTGGGGGTATGGACAGAAGAAGACTCAG GAGCTGTGAGGATACTTTGGATGGTGATGTCGTTGGAGTTGACCCTTATGCCTGGGGTGTTCCCGTGACGATGGAGAGGGGCAGCATGGCTTCACTGGACAGCACGCTGAGGAAGGGCCCGCCTGGCACATGGAGACAGCCGGAGCTGCCGGAGGTCATCGCCATGTTGAACTACCGCCTGGACCCCGTCAAGATCAATGCTGCCGCATTCCTGCAGCATCTCACATTCAAAAACGACAAG gTTAAGTCAGAGGTGCGTCGCTTGAAGGGGATCCCATCCTTAGTGTCACTGCTCGATCACCCCACTAAGGATGTGCACCACTCGGCCTGTGGAGCActaaagaacatttcatttggGCGAGACCAAGACAACAAGATCGCCATCAAGAACTGCGATGGAGTGCCCGCTCTGGTCAGGTTACTGAGAAAAACCCACGACCAGGACCTCACTGACACTATCACAG GCACCTTGTGGAACCTCTCATCCCACGACTCGGTAAAGATGGAGATCGTGGACCACGCCCTGCACGCCCTCGCTGACGAGGTGGTCGTTCCTCACTCCGGCTGGGAGCGATCAGGCCACGGGGGAGAGGAGAGCTGCAAACCTCGCCATCTGGAGTGGGAGACCGCCTTGACCAACACTGCTGGCTGCCTTAG GAATGTGAGTTCAGAACGCAGCGAGGCCCGGCGAAAACTGCGGGAATGCACAGGATTGGTGGATTCTCTCATGTACATTGTCCAATCCCAGATAAACCGCAAAGATGTGGATAATAAG TTGGTGGAGAACTGTGTCTGCCTCCTGAGGAATCTTTCCTATCACGTTCATCGTGAAGTTCCTGGCTGCGAACGCTACGCAGAGACCGCCCCCGTTAACCAGGGGCCGGCCCCTGCCAACAAAGGGGGCTGCTTTGGCTCTCGAAAGGGCAAAG GAAAGAAGGATGGAGATGATGGGAGTGGAGATCAGGTCGACATTCCAAAGAGGACAACACCTGCCAAAG GTTACGAGCTGTTGTATCAACCAGAGGTGGTTCGTGTTTACACATCGCTGCTCAGAGAAAGCAAGAACCCCTCGGTTCTtgaggctgctgctggtgcCATCCAGAACCTATGTGCCGGCCGATGGact TATGGTCGCTATATCAGGGCCACTGTGCGTCTGGAGAAGGGTCTCCCCATGATGGCGGAGCTGCTGGCTCATGGCAATGACCGCGTGGTTCGGGCGATGTCCGGAGCTTTGAGGAACCTCTCCATCGACAACCGCAACTGCCAACTGCTCG GTTTGCATGCTGTGCCTCACCTTGTGGCCAACCTGCCTGGAGGCCAGAGTCAGTCGGGGCGAACTCTATCGGAGGAGACAGTGGTATCTGTACTGAGCACGCTCACTGAGGTGCTAGGCAACAGTGTGGAGGCAGCAAAGACTCTCCGAGCCTCACAGGGCATTGAGAGGCTGGTGCTCATCAACAAGGACGG CAAGCGCTCAGAGCGGGAGGTGCGGGGGGCCGGCCAAGTGCTGCAGCTCGTTTGGGCGCACAAGGAGCTTCGCAAGCCTCTAGAGAAAGACGGCTGGAAGAAGACCGACTTCATGGTCAACCTCAGCGCCACCAACGGTCCGAGCACCCGAGCCAACGGCACCTATGAAGACAGCACCACGCCACTGCTAGACAGAG gGGAAAAGAGGGACATGATTCCTCTGAATGACCTCGGCCCTG AGGCGTACTCTACACTGGaccagagggagaggagacacACTCTGGATGAAACCACAGACACTTTACCG CGAGGGTTGTATGGGGGCAGAAAGGGGTCCTTGCCCCTGTTGGACTCCTACGATGGTTAG
- the LOC134859625 gene encoding catenin delta-1-like isoform X4: MVDPAHGALDESYTPEDDSQEVHSVFSDEGTTRRQDNGMKKPVSRTVLPSDSMSIDGGLSVSGMGGYSATLDRSYRQAVPADYPTATVPRNYHYGPVGGYDDYRGGPPSEAYTSLSRGSHMDERYRPVDGYRTLDSGYRAPSRQQLDPYAAQPQVSRGMRALGSALEVRYGHGHYGLEDDQRSVGYDDYGMGPPPMHPGGYGTMPGLGRGPGGMDRRRLRSCEDTLDGDVVGVDPYAWGVPVTMERGSMASLDSTLRKGPPGTWRQPELPEVIAMLNYRLDPVKINAAAFLQHLTFKNDKVKSEVRRLKGIPSLVSLLDHPTKDVHHSACGALKNISFGRDQDNKIAIKNCDGVPALVRLLRKTHDQDLTDTITGTLWNLSSHDSVKMEIVDHALHALADEVVVPHSGWERSGHGGEESCKPRHLEWETALTNTAGCLRNVSSERSEARRKLRECTGLVDSLMYIVQSQINRKDVDNKLVENCVCLLRNLSYHVHREVPGCERYAETAPVNQGPAPANKGGCFGSRKGKDEWFSKGKKDGDDGSGDQVDIPKRTTPAKGYELLYQPEVVRVYTSLLRESKNPSVLEAAAGAIQNLCAGRWTYGRYIRATVRLEKGLPMMAELLAHGNDRVVRAMSGALRNLSIDNRNCQLLGLHAVPHLVANLPGGQSQSGRTLSEETVVSVLSTLTEVLGNSVEAAKTLRASQGIERLVLINKDGKRSEREVRGAGQVLQLVWAHKELRKPLEKDGWKKTDFMVNLSATNGPSTRANGTYEDSTTPLLDRGEKRDMIPLNDLGPEAYSTLDQRERRHTLDETTDTLPRGLYGGRKGSLPLLDSYDG, encoded by the exons ATGGTGGACCCTGCACACGGCGCGCTCGACGAGAGCTACACACCAGAGGACGACTCACAGGAAGTGCACTCAGTCTTTTCTGACGAGGGAACCACACGGCGGCAGGACAATGGC ATGAAGAAACCAGTCTCACGCACAGTCCTGCCCTCTGACTCGATGTCCATTGACGGAGGCTTGTCGGTTTCTGGGATGGGCGGCTACAGCGCAACACTGGACCGTTCTTACAGGCAGGCTGTACCCGCAGACTACCCCACGGCCACAGTGCCCAGAAACTACCACTATGGCCCTGTAGGGGGGTACGATGACTACCGGGGGGGCCCGCCATCAGAGGCATACACCAGCCTGAGCAGGGGCTCGCACATGGATGAACGCTACAG GCCAGTTGACGGTTACCGGACCCTTGACTCAGGCTACCGGGCCCCAAGCCGCCAGCAGCTGGACCCGTATGCAGCTCAGCCCCAGGTGAGCCGGGGAATGAGGGCCCTGGGCTCGGCATTGGAGGTGCGATACGGCCACGGACATTATGGCCTGGAGGACGACCAGCGCAGCGTGGGATATGACGACTACGGCATGGGCCCTCCACCCATGCACCCCGGAGGCTACGGTACCATGCCAGGCCTGGGTCGCGGCCCTGGGGGTATGGACAGAAGAAGACTCAG GAGCTGTGAGGATACTTTGGATGGTGATGTCGTTGGAGTTGACCCTTATGCCTGGGGTGTTCCCGTGACGATGGAGAGGGGCAGCATGGCTTCACTGGACAGCACGCTGAGGAAGGGCCCGCCTGGCACATGGAGACAGCCGGAGCTGCCGGAGGTCATCGCCATGTTGAACTACCGCCTGGACCCCGTCAAGATCAATGCTGCCGCATTCCTGCAGCATCTCACATTCAAAAACGACAAG gTTAAGTCAGAGGTGCGTCGCTTGAAGGGGATCCCATCCTTAGTGTCACTGCTCGATCACCCCACTAAGGATGTGCACCACTCGGCCTGTGGAGCActaaagaacatttcatttggGCGAGACCAAGACAACAAGATCGCCATCAAGAACTGCGATGGAGTGCCCGCTCTGGTCAGGTTACTGAGAAAAACCCACGACCAGGACCTCACTGACACTATCACAG GCACCTTGTGGAACCTCTCATCCCACGACTCGGTAAAGATGGAGATCGTGGACCACGCCCTGCACGCCCTCGCTGACGAGGTGGTCGTTCCTCACTCCGGCTGGGAGCGATCAGGCCACGGGGGAGAGGAGAGCTGCAAACCTCGCCATCTGGAGTGGGAGACCGCCTTGACCAACACTGCTGGCTGCCTTAG GAATGTGAGTTCAGAACGCAGCGAGGCCCGGCGAAAACTGCGGGAATGCACAGGATTGGTGGATTCTCTCATGTACATTGTCCAATCCCAGATAAACCGCAAAGATGTGGATAATAAG TTGGTGGAGAACTGTGTCTGCCTCCTGAGGAATCTTTCCTATCACGTTCATCGTGAAGTTCCTGGCTGCGAACGCTACGCAGAGACCGCCCCCGTTAACCAGGGGCCGGCCCCTGCCAACAAAGGGGGCTGCTTTGGCTCTCGAAAGGGCAAAG ATGAGTGGTTTTCAAAAG GAAAGAAGGATGGAGATGATGGGAGTGGAGATCAGGTCGACATTCCAAAGAGGACAACACCTGCCAAAG GTTACGAGCTGTTGTATCAACCAGAGGTGGTTCGTGTTTACACATCGCTGCTCAGAGAAAGCAAGAACCCCTCGGTTCTtgaggctgctgctggtgcCATCCAGAACCTATGTGCCGGCCGATGGact TATGGTCGCTATATCAGGGCCACTGTGCGTCTGGAGAAGGGTCTCCCCATGATGGCGGAGCTGCTGGCTCATGGCAATGACCGCGTGGTTCGGGCGATGTCCGGAGCTTTGAGGAACCTCTCCATCGACAACCGCAACTGCCAACTGCTCG GTTTGCATGCTGTGCCTCACCTTGTGGCCAACCTGCCTGGAGGCCAGAGTCAGTCGGGGCGAACTCTATCGGAGGAGACAGTGGTATCTGTACTGAGCACGCTCACTGAGGTGCTAGGCAACAGTGTGGAGGCAGCAAAGACTCTCCGAGCCTCACAGGGCATTGAGAGGCTGGTGCTCATCAACAAGGACGG CAAGCGCTCAGAGCGGGAGGTGCGGGGGGCCGGCCAAGTGCTGCAGCTCGTTTGGGCGCACAAGGAGCTTCGCAAGCCTCTAGAGAAAGACGGCTGGAAGAAGACCGACTTCATGGTCAACCTCAGCGCCACCAACGGTCCGAGCACCCGAGCCAACGGCACCTATGAAGACAGCACCACGCCACTGCTAGACAGAG gGGAAAAGAGGGACATGATTCCTCTGAATGACCTCGGCCCTG AGGCGTACTCTACACTGGaccagagggagaggagacacACTCTGGATGAAACCACAGACACTTTACCG CGAGGGTTGTATGGGGGCAGAAAGGGGTCCTTGCCCCTGTTGGACTCCTACGATGGTTAG